One genomic segment of Mytilus trossulus isolate FHL-02 chromosome 4, PNRI_Mtr1.1.1.hap1, whole genome shotgun sequence includes these proteins:
- the LOC134713888 gene encoding mediator of RNA polymerase II transcription subunit 15-like — MAMNILQHGQFPLRGVVNNLNPVNEREWTGQMPDLGGVNPINNPMPEQFPMGTPAGISPNGQFPARPNVDMNNKSPLQRGDFPVEHGNGQNPGIFNPGNIQINHPANQFPVEMPINMIPNGQTAPGTAGNSMINPIDRANTPGNFIPSRRRPRPVKFNQIKNQMHEMHEMTNAITPPVIQLSPENNFQANSLPTSNMINPQFPIFQPERIQPAGMHLPNNEILPNIHEPEHKHKMRVLPMWNRPGDRSHMQPAMNPNTNSLFPAHTPGSNPIIRENQNQPLPRRTGVSPGEWLRSGGNNLIPDVPQPDQGIITPSEQLSSGWPTHGGNIGVPFHPDYLNPISHTNGNWKRMWKKKGGY, encoded by the exons ATGGCAATGAATATTCTACAACATGGACAATTTCCTTTAAGAGGAGTTGTAAACAACTTAAATCCAGTAAATGAAAGAGAATGGACGGGACAAATGCCGGATTTAGGTGGAGTTAATCCAATAAATAACCCGATGCCTGAACAATTCCCAATGGGAACACCTGCCGGTATTTCACCGAATGGACAGTTTCCTGCAAGACCAAATGTAGATATGAACAACAAAAGTCCTTTACAGAGAGGAGATTTTCCTGTTGAACATGGAAACGGACAGAATCCAGGTATATTCAATCCGGGgaatattcaaataaatcatCCAGCTAATCAATTTCCTGTGGAGATGCCTATTAACATGATTCCAAATGGACAAACTGCTCCAGGAACTGCAGGTAACAGTATGATAAATCCAATAGACAGGGCAAATACCCCTGGAAATTTTATTCCTTCAAGAAGACGACCACGTCCAgtaaaattcaatcaaataaaaaatcaaatgcatgAAATGCATGAAATGACAAATGCGATAACGCCACCAGTAATACAATTGTCTCCAGAAAACAATTTCCAAGCAAATTCTTTACCAACATCTAATATGATTAATCCACAATTCCCTATATTCCAACCAGAAAGAATTCAACCAGCAGGAATGCATCTgccaaataatgaaatattaccCAATATTCATGAACCGGAACACAAACACAAAATGAGGGTACTTCCTATGTGGAATAGACCTGGAGATAGAAGTCATATGCAACCAGCAATGAATCCAAACACGAACAGCTTATTTCCCGCGCATACACCAGGTTCGAACCCAATAATAAGAGAAAACCAGAACCAACCGTTACCAAGACGAACAGGAGTAAGTCCAGGTGAATGGCTACGATCAGGCGGAAACAATTTGATACCGGATGTACCACAGCCTGATCAAGGAATTATTACACCAAGTGAACAACTTTCATCAGGGTGGCCAACACATGGAGGCAATATAGGGGTACCTTTCCATCCTGATTATCTTAACCCAATAAGCCATACAAATGGAAATTGGAAACGCATGTGGAAGAAAA AGGGTGGTTACTAA